The Synergistaceae bacterium genome has a window encoding:
- a CDS encoding Xaa-Pro peptidase family protein, which translates to MIDFGKARALMKKTGMDALLVLSPENFVYTVGEYSQMHNVSRQIGCAMVVLSPGEARKDAVICMDFEVEGFLEHPRVKENFELLSYQSWIQLWDLDNPPKNQARQREKFSQFDRSMTVLRDALENRGAHKGTIGIEMGYVSVDFFKSLEEYLPDARFIDCTGLLLELHVVKSEEELALYRDMTKYVDEGLRAAAALAREGTRECDLLRVYKDHIYASGKYLPSDWSYFVTGSNGGRFAPSTERTIRNGDILRSDGGANGGYRGYSTDYARTWLIGDVRKDLYEMAETLYKAERMMLETVKPGTTFRELFDTSFDFIKKKYPWYERGHMGHSIGVGPSSFEPPIICPSETRPLEAGMVICVETPCYLKGLGGMNYEDMVIVTKTGGEVISHGPHFVGDPFRV; encoded by the coding sequence ATGATCGATTTCGGGAAAGCTCGCGCTTTGATGAAAAAAACGGGAATGGACGCCCTTTTGGTCCTTTCGCCGGAAAATTTTGTTTATACGGTGGGGGAGTACAGCCAGATGCACAACGTTTCGCGTCAGATCGGGTGCGCCATGGTCGTCCTCTCTCCCGGTGAGGCTCGTAAGGACGCCGTGATCTGCATGGATTTCGAGGTGGAGGGCTTTCTCGAACATCCCCGGGTGAAAGAGAATTTCGAGCTCCTTTCCTATCAGTCCTGGATTCAGCTTTGGGACCTGGACAACCCCCCGAAAAACCAGGCGCGGCAGAGGGAGAAATTTTCTCAGTTCGACCGGTCCATGACGGTGCTGCGGGATGCTCTGGAGAACCGTGGAGCCCATAAAGGCACGATAGGAATTGAGATGGGGTATGTTTCCGTCGATTTTTTTAAATCGCTGGAAGAATATCTCCCGGACGCCAGATTTATCGACTGCACCGGTTTGCTGCTGGAGCTCCACGTCGTCAAGTCGGAGGAAGAGCTCGCCCTGTACAGGGACATGACGAAGTATGTGGACGAGGGTTTGAGGGCTGCCGCCGCCCTTGCGAGGGAAGGAACCCGGGAATGTGACCTGCTGAGGGTCTATAAGGACCACATTTACGCGTCGGGCAAATATCTTCCCAGCGACTGGAGCTACTTCGTCACCGGCTCCAACGGCGGGCGCTTCGCACCGTCCACGGAGCGGACAATCCGTAACGGCGACATTCTGCGCAGCGACGGAGGGGCCAATGGGGGTTATCGGGGCTACTCCACGGACTACGCCCGAACCTGGCTCATCGGCGACGTTCGGAAGGACCTTTACGAGATGGCCGAAACGCTCTATAAAGCCGAACGGATGATGCTGGAAACCGTGAAGCCGGGGACGACGTTCAGGGAACTGTTCGACACCTCCTTCGACTTCATCAAAAAGAAATACCCCTGGTATGAGCGCGGGCATATGGGGCACAGCATCGGCGTGGGACCGTCCTCCTTCGAGCCGCCGATCATCTGTCCCAGTGAAACCCGGCCTCTCGAAGCGGGGATGGTGATCTGCGTGGAGACTCCCTGTTATCTGAAGGGGCTTGGCGGCATGAACTACGAGGACATGGTGATCGTGACAAAGACGGGAGGCGAGGTCATCTCCCACGGCCCGCACTTCGTTGGAGACCCCTTCAGGGTGTGA